A genomic window from Ruminiclostridium cellulolyticum H10 includes:
- a CDS encoding methylglyoxal synthase, translating into MSGNKLGRQKHIALIAHDNRKEDLINWVKSKSDILCRHFLCGTGTTAKMITENTGLPVKKFKSGPLGGDQQIGACIANGEVDFMIFFWDTLTSQPHDPDVKALLRIAVLYDIPVAMNRSTADFLLTSSLMEDDYERNVVDYYSRIRKEHFGGI; encoded by the coding sequence ATGAGCGGAAATAAACTCGGCAGGCAGAAACACATAGCATTGATAGCACATGACAACAGAAAGGAAGATTTGATTAATTGGGTCAAAAGCAAGTCAGATATACTTTGCAGACATTTTTTATGCGGAACGGGAACAACGGCAAAAATGATTACTGAAAACACAGGATTGCCGGTTAAGAAGTTTAAAAGCGGACCTCTTGGAGGTGACCAACAGATAGGTGCATGCATTGCCAATGGTGAAGTGGATTTTATGATATTCTTCTGGGATACGCTTACTTCACAACCCCATGATCCTGATGTAAAGGCACTGCTAAGAATTGCAGTTTTGTATGATATCCCGGTTGCAATGAATCGGTCAACTGCTGATTTTCTCCTTACGTCAAGTCTGATGGAGGACGACTATGAAAGGAATGTGGTGGATTACTACAGCCGCATAAGAAAAGAGCACTTTGGAGGTATCTGA
- a CDS encoding phenylacetate--CoA ligase family protein, with amino-acid sequence MRIDQFQLLKKLLENISQNSPFYREKFQKNSVDIDDIKSLEQIKNLPFTVKEELRDAYPLGLQAVSDEQVVRIHSSSGTTGKPVIIPYTAQDVADWAEMMSRSFSIAGITSLDRVQITPGYGLWTAGIGFQAGAERLGAMAVPMGPGNTDKQLQMMVDLKSTVIIGTSSYALVLAEEVEKRGLRSDIHLRKGIIGSERWGEKMRQRIKNELNIDIYDIYGLTEIYGPGIAIDCPSHDGMHYYDDYLYFEIIDPVTEEVLPVGEVGELVITTLRKEGAPLLRYRTRDLTRIIPGKCKCGMEYPRIDRIIGRTDDMVKVKGVNIYPGQIDEILKDVDGASSEYQIVIDHLNGKDVMTLKVEYNSDGDTEREEIETNIVDLFKKRIGIHIIAEASRIGSLPRSEKKSRRIIDYRHN; translated from the coding sequence ATGAGAATAGATCAGTTTCAACTATTGAAAAAATTGTTGGAAAACATAAGCCAGAACAGTCCCTTTTACAGGGAAAAATTTCAAAAAAACAGTGTGGATATTGATGATATCAAATCCCTTGAACAGATAAAAAATCTTCCTTTTACAGTAAAGGAAGAACTTAGAGATGCCTATCCCCTTGGATTACAGGCGGTATCCGATGAACAGGTTGTCAGAATACATTCTTCATCTGGAACAACGGGCAAACCTGTAATAATACCTTATACTGCTCAGGATGTTGCAGATTGGGCTGAAATGATGTCCAGAAGCTTTAGTATAGCCGGAATTACATCCCTTGACAGGGTTCAAATTACACCGGGTTATGGACTCTGGACAGCCGGCATAGGATTTCAGGCAGGTGCCGAAAGACTAGGTGCAATGGCTGTTCCCATGGGGCCCGGAAATACAGACAAACAGCTTCAAATGATGGTAGATTTGAAATCAACTGTAATTATCGGAACTTCTTCATATGCACTAGTACTTGCGGAAGAGGTTGAAAAGAGAGGGTTACGCTCCGATATCCATTTGCGGAAGGGTATTATTGGGTCAGAACGCTGGGGAGAAAAAATGAGACAGCGTATTAAAAATGAGCTTAACATTGATATCTATGATATCTACGGTCTTACAGAAATTTATGGCCCGGGTATTGCAATTGATTGTCCGAGCCATGACGGAATGCACTATTATGATGATTACCTTTATTTTGAAATAATTGACCCTGTAACCGAGGAGGTTCTCCCGGTGGGAGAAGTTGGCGAGTTGGTAATTACTACACTTCGAAAAGAGGGAGCTCCACTTCTTAGGTACAGAACAAGAGATTTGACCAGAATTATTCCTGGAAAATGTAAGTGTGGTATGGAATATCCACGTATTGACAGAATTATAGGCCGTACTGATGATATGGTTAAGGTAAAAGGTGTAAACATCTACCCCGGTCAGATTGATGAGATACTAAAGGATGTTGACGGAGCAAGCAGTGAGTACCAGATTGTTATTGACCATTTAAATGGAAAAGATGTTATGACTCTGAAGGTCGAATATAATTCCGATGGTGATACTGAACGTGAAGAGATTGAAACCAATATCGTTGACTTATTCAAAAAAAGAATTGGAATACATATTATTGCCGAGGCTAGTCGCATTGGCAGCCTTCCGAGAAGTGAAAAGAAGAGCAGGAGAATTATTGACTACAGACATAATTAA
- a CDS encoding DUF4097 family beta strand repeat-containing protein: protein MNKKFISSIAIISIVSMLFLTAGCGVRINGKDYTIFEANHQEDKKNDTVREETGGDMESEVAEGIDKIAEEIGEGEVLNIDNSAGNITIKESDDSKLVVEIQKKINGLPSEQIKDAFRSMNLCLEREGKDLNVVLKTKDGNDFWDWNKLKLGLFKGSVNFTVLVPKGIKEINTNTGAGNIDIKRISSQISASTGAGNIDLDDISAYGETVLETGTGNVDFNGDIDKVTSFKASTGVGNVSLEVPEETKMSLNAETGLGHLSGFFISSDDKVKKSFNEDINGGGPEVKLTTGVGNTEVDKR from the coding sequence TTGAATAAAAAATTTATTTCATCTATTGCAATTATATCTATAGTGAGTATGCTTTTTTTGACAGCCGGATGCGGTGTGAGAATAAACGGTAAGGATTATACAATATTCGAGGCAAATCATCAAGAGGATAAAAAGAATGATACTGTTAGAGAAGAGACAGGAGGAGACATGGAGAGTGAGGTAGCAGAGGGCATTGATAAAATAGCTGAGGAAATAGGAGAAGGAGAAGTTCTCAATATTGACAATAGTGCCGGAAACATTACTATTAAAGAGTCTGATGATTCCAAGCTTGTTGTCGAGATTCAAAAAAAGATAAATGGATTACCTTCTGAACAGATAAAGGATGCATTCCGCAGTATGAACTTATGTTTGGAAAGAGAGGGTAAAGACTTAAATGTAGTTTTAAAGACAAAAGATGGTAATGATTTTTGGGATTGGAATAAATTGAAATTGGGTTTATTTAAAGGCAGTGTAAATTTTACCGTATTGGTTCCTAAAGGCATTAAAGAAATAAACACAAACACAGGGGCGGGTAATATTGATATCAAGAGAATCTCTTCACAGATTTCCGCTAGCACCGGAGCTGGAAATATAGATCTTGACGACATTTCGGCTTACGGAGAAACAGTATTGGAGACGGGTACGGGTAATGTGGATTTTAACGGTGATATTGATAAAGTTACTTCTTTTAAAGCCTCCACAGGAGTTGGAAATGTAAGTTTAGAAGTGCCGGAAGAAACAAAAATGTCTCTTAATGCAGAAACTGGTCTGGGACATTTATCAGGTTTCTTTATAAGTTCAGATGACAAAGTCAAAAAGAGCTTCAATGAAGATATAAATGGCGGCGGCCCGGAGGTAAAGCTAACTACGGGTGTTGGAAATACAGAAGTAGATAAAAGGTAA
- a CDS encoding FMN-binding protein has translation MKKIFALGITLVLVLSMAACNKANTPGPSTTSPSPTLRTPTTTSPSTTTPSPTLKTPTTTSPAKSSPSPSKKSPSASTSTPSKSAMAGSYKDGTYSGKGDPWENGQEEARVTVKDGKITDVSLKRLTKDGKSEVDYSLFDGKVHNGKQYPNLKEFKVSMEKKMVEKQSAKVDTIASATTTTKNWTIAAQRALDQAKK, from the coding sequence ATGAAAAAGATTTTTGCATTAGGTATAACATTGGTTTTGGTTTTGAGTATGGCAGCTTGTAACAAGGCAAATACTCCGGGACCTTCCACAACATCACCTTCACCGACCCTGAGAACGCCGACTACTACATCACCATCAACAACAACACCTTCACCAACTTTGAAGACACCGACTACTACATCGCCAGCTAAATCATCTCCATCACCTTCTAAAAAATCACCATCAGCATCAACGTCTACTCCATCAAAATCAGCTATGGCAGGGAGTTATAAAGATGGAACCTATTCTGGAAAAGGTGACCCTTGGGAAAATGGGCAGGAAGAAGCTAGGGTGACTGTTAAAGATGGAAAAATTACCGATGTATCTCTTAAAAGATTAACCAAGGATGGTAAATCTGAGGTTGATTACAGCTTGTTTGACGGTAAGGTTCATAATGGAAAACAGTATCCAAATCTAAAAGAATTTAAAGTATCAATGGAAAAGAAAATGGTTGAAAAGCAAAGTGCTAAGGTAGACACTATAGCAAGTGCAACTACAACAACAAAAAACTGGACAATTGCAGCACAGAGGGCACTTGACCAGGCTAAGAAATAA
- a CDS encoding folate family ECF transporter S component, translating into MHSNVKKIVLASLFIAIEIIATRFLSIQTPIIRISLDFIPVALSAIILGPYTSGVAAAIADIFGMLLFSKGVAYFPGFTLSSFVSGFLYGIILHKKKITLKRCFFAVVTVMIIISLGLNTIWLLIITNNGAFAILSARIVKDMTMLPIQTFLIYYVWRAIESTVKSTSTFYKTF; encoded by the coding sequence TTGCACAGCAATGTCAAAAAAATTGTTTTGGCAAGTCTTTTTATTGCCATTGAAATTATTGCAACAAGATTTTTATCCATTCAGACCCCAATTATCAGAATTTCACTAGATTTTATTCCTGTTGCCTTGTCGGCAATCATACTTGGACCTTACACATCAGGTGTGGCAGCTGCTATAGCAGATATTTTCGGTATGTTGCTTTTCTCAAAAGGAGTAGCCTACTTCCCAGGCTTCACATTGAGCTCATTTGTATCCGGTTTCTTGTATGGAATTATACTTCACAAAAAGAAAATTACTCTTAAAAGATGTTTTTTTGCAGTCGTCACAGTAATGATTATAATTTCCTTGGGGCTTAATACAATCTGGCTGCTGATTATAACAAATAATGGGGCATTTGCCATTTTAAGTGCTAGAATAGTTAAGGACATGACAATGCTGCCCATACAGACATTTTTAATATATTATGTATGGCGTGCAATTGAATCTACAGTGAAAAGTACTTCGACATTTTATAAGACTTTTTAA
- a CDS encoding DUF3243 domain-containing protein produces the protein MHPDSETSEWDKWKSSLGKVVNTAEAAGMSERAVDNIAYRVGNVLNAVADPNNVHQLVLKELWKVGDDEEKKTLANLIVKLVKSD, from the coding sequence ATGCATCCGGATTCAGAAACATCTGAATGGGACAAATGGAAATCAAGTCTGGGAAAGGTAGTGAATACGGCAGAGGCAGCAGGCATGTCAGAACGGGCAGTTGACAATATCGCATATAGAGTCGGTAACGTACTTAATGCTGTTGCTGATCCGAACAATGTACATCAACTTGTTTTAAAGGAACTATGGAAAGTAGGAGATGATGAGGAAAAAAAAACACTAGCCAATTTGATTGTAAAACTGGTAAAGAGCGATTAG